From Punica granatum isolate Tunisia-2019 chromosome 1, ASM765513v2, whole genome shotgun sequence:
CGTGGGACTTCCGTGCCTctttatgagttttttttatttctattcttATAATAGGTTATAGACttctcttataatcgaaaatattattatttattaaatttcactaggtaagaaaaaaaaaacatttttgcTAATCTCACCGTGTCCGgttatgagaaaattttcatcGGCGTACTTTACAGTGATGTATTGAGGAAAAATCAATAAAGTTAtcttaatattaatattaagaaCAAATATGATAAATCGATTGCTTAAAACACATTTACTTGTTTTTACAATCTAATTGGTGTTTTTTTCATGTTGCATGATGAAGTATGATCATCCAAAAGTTTCACGCCAATGATTTGTTATATAAGGTTTTACAACTAACGTGTGTTCGGCAAATGGTAATCTTTTTAGAATGCTcgctttcttttcttttatgctaAAGTCGGTATATTTCCCAATGCTAAGATCTAGTCGATTTTATATCTCAAAGTAAATTCCGCCTAACATAAATTCAATAACGAACAAAATCAAAGATACTTTGcgcattataatttttaagttCTCGTGAAATTAAATCTcattaatcaaaataaaatttgaagtgAGTTCTATTATTTGTCGGAACTATACATATAGAGTGTATCGTGAAGACTAATATTTGTTAAATACGCCAAATTCTGTAACATGATTTTTATTCCCTTATAACTATGTATTTTTGCCCGTGCATTGCATGGTTTtgtatcaaaatttttatttcaacttTATGTAACTCTTGATCACAAGCGAAATAATACTAATTAAGGTGCTTGTTTtgagatatatattatgacTAACAATACTTTATTTTGCTGCATCAATATTGTATAGATATAGTTGGGTTATTTAAGTCTTGGATTATCAATTCAACTTAGGTAAGTTTTATTGGATTTTAAACTAGTTGAATACTCTCGCATTGCCAAgcagaaattaaataattttagttGTAACTGATTTGCTCAAATTTATAAATGTTATAATGCAACAAATCAATCACATCAAATGCGCGTAAATTATAATGATAAAATAGTTAACTATATCCAACAACCTGTAGAATAaacatttataaataaaatagaatagtCTCTAACGATTATGAACAACAGATCGAACTAAAATTCAAGGAAAAATAGAGGGGAaatatacatagatatatgagaagaaaaaggaaaatatttaTCGTGTtagtatatgaataaattaaaattttttatgttaaaatttttattataggtACTTATATAAGAATTTTATATGCCAATTAAGATACTAATAagcttatttatttaaatattgcacaatatttatcaaaaaaaatattattttcaaaataaatatgttaAGATATAAAGTAAagttaagaaaataataatcaaatatcaaaataaaagtattattttatcaacgtccatttattttattttacagaaTACTAAATATAGCATATCTTTCTAGGGACGGCTCTTCCATTTGGCAAGGAAAGGCAATGGCTTAGCCCCCATAAAAAATTAGGCCCCTAATTTTTTGGTTTgtgataatattattaattattatattcttaataataaaaagaatccAAAAACTAATTAACAATCAAAGCCTCAcacattataaaaataaaaaatcaaggcctcatttattaaattaatcaaCATTATCTAATTAAACCTCAACTACCCCTTAATTTTCTCCCCACTTATTAATTGATAAATCAAAACTTCCATatctaaatatttatttaatttcttttattatctcgtcctttctctctctcctttaaTATCTTCAACTACTTTTGTAATTTAATCTCTTGTAACTTAATCTCCTCCCCTGTAATGTTAATCCCCTTAATTATCTCTTACTACCTATTTCCAATAAATGTTTTAACATTGAAATTTTACTCCCACAAAGGGCgttgttttacttttaaattctAATTATTCTCACAACTATTCTCTTCTCTCATCTTTTCTATTAGATTGCACTTCCTTCAATTGAAGCAATCCTCTCATGTTGAAGCAAGTGATCTCCttcaaatttcataatttatcaggttttattaatattatcttttattattctttttaatttatatttatattttattaaatatatattgtttatcggtatattttttgaagtgtttatacatatattttattgtttgtAATACATAGGAGTTTTTTTGGTAGTGTTTATAGGTAAGTGTGTCAACTAGGATATATAAATCTGGTTAttcaaaacttaaaaaaagaagaaggaagaattGAAAGTTTAATTCAACCTTAAAGGAGCTCttgataaatttttaacaagtttagttaattaatcaattgaaaaggaaatattagaagaaatttaatataaaagcTTAATAAGTAATTTTGCATCTCAAAaagttataaaaattttatgtcctacagaaaaataaaaaaattataaattttaataaaaagaaaaaaagcctcatttttatattttgcctTTGGCCTCCAATGCTCTTGAGCCGCCTTCCAATACATATGGGTCATATATATGcaagaaaaagggaaatatgtatataatttcATATCAAAATGATGTCAttgaatatattaatatataataaagaaatataaacaTACCTCAACTATATtcataaatatctatatatcgcCTACTATAGgaaaactatattttttaCATTCTCAAACggctatctatctatatatatatatatatatatatatatatatatccgtcAGTATaaaaattacactatatattttattatatcaaagcatatatatatatatattcgtttAATGTAAGATTGTATGTTATTTTCACATgctaatatatagatttcaCAGTATATCAAATTTTTCGCACGTATTTACCATATAATATTTACGTAATTAAAGTAACGACATGATTTTACTATATATCAAGTAATGACATGACTTCATTgctaatatatagatttcactgtatatcaaaattttcacatgTATTTACTGtataatatttacataaaGTAACGCCATGACTTCAGGAGAAAGCTTGTGCGAGAGAGTCTGTACTCGATAACTTGGCTTCTCCACGTTTTATCTTTAAAAGATGATTGCGCGAGAGACAGACAAATAATTtgctcatatatatgtattgatGTGTAATGCAATGGAACAAGATTGATTACATTTGTTCAAAAGAATGCCTATATTCCATTGTGGAAAGAGTCGAAAATGTATGAATGCTTACTGGTTGTGTTTGAAGCAGGGTCGCATGTAAAATCATATGCTAATGATCAAATGAGGGTGTAGCACAGTGACACACGTTTTCACATGGTAATTAAAAGGTTCCGAATTTGATATACAGTGAGACTATTCGTATcactttattagctattaggatTATATTTCATTGCACTGGCCAACATGTCGCACCTGTAGCCTTTAAAAACATCACATGCTAATGTAAAATTGCATTTCTTTCCCATCCTTAGGAGCATTAATGTAAAATTGCATTTCTTTCCCATCAATTTCTTATATCAAACACATAGGGTCCGTTTGTTTCATTGTAAAGTTCGAACTTTATATAGTATTTTACGGCGTTTGTTTGTAGATGTTGTAAAAATTAaccattttaattatttgctCGAGTTAGAACTTTATGGCCTGATCGGTAAAGACTTTGTACTCAAAACATGTGGAACTGTTAGATTACACAAAGATTACGGTCGTGGAACCCTCAATCatctttacaaaaataaattatatattttattatcacTTATATTCTCCGCAATCCAATGTAATTTACACAACAATATCACATTTCAACTTttaatccataaaaaaaattccacagttaaactttctattttacattttatgtAATATAACAATACTCGAACCAAACGCGCCCATAATATTGTATCTCATCTAATCCAATGTATTTATCAAGcacaacaatcatcacattcCAACCAATATTCCTGGAAAATTGATGTACGGATTAATATTCCCGATAATCTGAACATTCCCAGTATTCTAATAATACTCGAATCAAACTGCTACTCAATTTTCTCTAATCCAGGCCAGAGGAGGTACGAGATGTTTGATTTTCAGCTTATCCGGTCGAGCCGGGCAGCCATTTGAGAGTGTCGCGCCGTGCCGGGCCAGCAGTATACGGCTCACACAGATAACAGGCCGGGCCAGGTGGGGTTGACGCCGAATTTCTTCCGACAATAATGCGGCGAAGAGATGAGGCTGACCTCCTCAGTCCTCTTTCTGAGGCGCCGTCAACATCACCGCCGCCTCTCGGGAGTTTCCAACTCACCACTCGCCGCCTACCTGCCGGAGCACCCGCCACCGGAGCCATTCCACGCCAGGGCAATCAAGAACTGCTCCCTTGAGCAGCCGTCCTTCGCCAACTACGTGCTGACCCTGTACGTGAAGTCTCGGAAACTGTCCGATGCGCACCGCCTGTTCGACGAAATTCCCGACAGGGACGTCCGTACATGGACGACCCTTCTCTCCGGCTTTTCTCGGGTCGGGTCTTCTCCCACGACGGTCTTGGACTTCTTCCGAAGAATGCAGGTGGAGGGTGTGGTCCCGAACGATTTCACTTTGTCGACCGTCCTCAAGAGCTGCGCCAGCTTAACCATGCTGAAGCTCGGGAAGGAGGTCCACGGATGGATTTTCAGAAATGGGGTTGAGGTGGACTCTGTCCTCGGGAACTCTATTCTTGATATGTACGTAAAATGCGGGGAGCTTAATATTGCGGAGAGGCTGTTTCATTCGTTGGAGGAGATCAATATTGTGTCCTGGAATGTTATGCTTGGTGGATATGTGAACAATGGCGAGGCCGGAAAGTCACTGGCTTTTTTCAAGGCAATGCCCTTTAAGGATGTTGTGAGTTGGAACACGATCATACACGGGCTGATGCAAAATGGGCAGGAGGGAACGGCTCTAGAGCTTCTATATGAAAAGGAGCTTGGAGCTAACTTTAATGAGTTCACTTTCTCAATAGCTCTCAGCTTGGCTGCCGCTTTAACTCTGTTGGATCTCGGAATGCAGATTCATGGCCATGTTCTAAGATGCGGGATCAGTACTAATGGGTTCATAAGGACTTCTCTCATTGACATGTACTGCAAATGTGGAAAGGTGGAGAAGGCCTCTCTTCTTCTCAGGAAACCGCCCACTGGGTCTGAGACAATCCGAAGTTATGAGAAGTCCCATGAGGAATTATCTAGACAGAAAATTTCATACAGTTCGTTGATTTCTGGGTACGTTCATAAAGGGGACTTTGAGAGTGCCTTCACGACTTTTAGATCCATGGTCTGTGGAAAGCTCGAGGTGAATGAGTATAGTGTCACGAGCATTCTGTCTGCCTGTGCCAGCACTGGGATATTAGGACTTGGTTTACAGCTCCATGCCTATATTATAAAAGTTGGGCACAAAATGGATGTTCCGTTGCGATCCT
This genomic window contains:
- the LOC116192483 gene encoding pentatricopeptide repeat-containing protein At3g24000, mitochondrial-like, whose product is MRLTSSVLFLRRRQHHRRLSGVSNSPLAAYLPEHPPPEPFHARAIKNCSLEQPSFANYVLTLYVKSRKLSDAHRLFDEIPDRDVRTWTTLLSGFSRVGSSPTTVLDFFRRMQVEGVVPNDFTLSTVLKSCASLTMLKLGKEVHGWIFRNGVEVDSVLGNSILDMYVKCGELNIAERLFHSLEEINIVSWNVMLGGYVNNGEAGKSLAFFKAMPFKDVVSWNTIIHGLMQNGQEGTALELLYEKELGANFNEFTFSIALSLAAALTLLDLGMQIHGHVLRCGISTNGFIRTSLIDMYCKCGKVEKASLLLRKPPTGSETIRSYEKSHEELSRQKISYSSLISGYVHKGDFESAFTTFRSMVCGKLEVNEYSVTSILSACASTGILGLGLQLHAYIIKVGHKMDVPLRSSIIDMYSKCGSLEDAKLIFEGGKDSYVGLWTSMISGLAANGSGKEAVDLFKVMTEGVKPNEVTFVAVLSACSHSGLLKEGKEYFKLMKEVYGIKPGVEHFTCMVDLYGRRGRLDEIKQFICQNGISNVTSVWKSFLSSCRFHRNVELGRWVCEKLLSLIPNDPEPYVLLSNICADDGRWEEAAKIRSQMQKRGLKKVPGQSWIQLKNTVHTFIMGADTHPNSSEIRSFLDELIERSKEIGYLPHAKLVMQDVGQEEGEMLVGFHSEKLAIAYGVMNTGPGVSIRVTKNLRICMDCHNFIKYASRLLDREIVVRDIHRFHHFRDGKCSCGDWW